Proteins encoded together in one Astatotilapia calliptera chromosome 7, fAstCal1.2, whole genome shotgun sequence window:
- the LOC113027326 gene encoding uncharacterized protein LOC113027326, whose amino-acid sequence MTRRPSGGGRQRLFTQQQELAVVDLVRADNAIRVHQLRRKILADRRVFSNINHVSITTIRRILGKLSITMKQLYRVPFERNSDRVKGLRAEYVRRISAMDGAAQPHEYIFIDEAGFDLSKTRRRGRNVIGQRAIVHVPGQRGGNITLCAAICLRGLLHHHAILGPYNSQHILIFLDALHDIVVQNRPDQPRFVVIWDHVSFHRAALVQAWFSNHNQFEVVYLPPYSPFLNPIEDFFRLGDDVYMTANHMPACLFCRQWNRPAATFR is encoded by the exons ATGACCCGAAGACCTTCTGGGGGAGGACGGCAACGCCTGTTCACACAACAGCAGGAACTTGCCGTTGTGGACCTAGTGAGGGCAGACAATGCCATCCGTGTCCACCAGCTACGACGGAAAATACTTGCAGACAGGCGAGTGTTCAGCAACATAAACCATgtgagcatcaccaccatcagacgcatcttgggtaaactcagcatcaccatgaagcagctctacagagtcccattcgagaggaacagtgacagggtcaAAGGACTTCGAGCTGAATATGTACGG agaatctcggccatggatggagctgcacagcctcatgaatacattttcattgatgaaGCTGGATTCGACCTGAGCAAAACAAGACGACGGGGTCGTAATGTAATTGGCCAAAGGGCAATTGTGCACGTCCCAGGGCAGCGCGGGGGAAACATCACATTATGTGCCGCCATATGCCTTCGAGGGCTTCTGCACCATCATGCAATACTAGGTCCATACAATAGCCAACACATACTCATATTTCTAGATGCTCTCCATGATATAGTTGTACAGAACAGACCAGATCAGCCCAGGTTTGTGGTGATATGGGATCATGTCAGTTTCCATCGGGCTGCTCTGGTCCAGGCCTGGTTCTCCAACCACAATCAATTTGAAGTGGTATACTTGCCCCCTTACTCACCATTTTTAAACCCTATTGAGGATTTTTTTAGGCTTGGAGATGACGTGTATATGACCGCCAACCACATGCCCGCATGCCTCTTCTGCAGGCAATGGAACAGGCCTGCGGCGACATTCAGGTGA